From Nitrospirota bacterium, the proteins below share one genomic window:
- the pgeF gene encoding peptidoglycan editing factor PgeF, translating to MRTLVITLPAFATARDGVRHFFGTRRQPERIETDGGLTTVSVKQVHGTDALVIDRPLRAGDTFDGGWDALITDQPGVLLTVRTADCVPVLLHDRRRGVVAAVHTGWRGAVAGIVPKTLEAMKRRFGSEPSSVQMGIGPAVGPCCYEVDEPVLARLRAGFRGWRSVVRERGSGKAMLNLRELVRQQARSVGVEEERIHSVNVCTVCHPDLFHSYRREGTVNGTMVSGIVLLRRRGR from the coding sequence ATGCGGACTTTGGTGATCACATTGCCGGCCTTTGCCACGGCGCGTGACGGTGTGCGCCACTTCTTCGGTACGCGCAGACAGCCGGAGCGGATTGAAACGGACGGCGGCTTGACAACGGTGTCGGTAAAACAGGTGCACGGGACCGACGCGTTGGTCATCGATCGGCCCTTGCGGGCCGGCGACACATTCGACGGCGGCTGGGACGCCCTGATCACCGATCAACCGGGCGTGCTGCTGACGGTCCGCACGGCCGACTGTGTGCCGGTCTTGTTGCATGACCGGAGGCGCGGCGTCGTGGCCGCCGTCCACACCGGCTGGCGCGGCGCCGTCGCGGGCATTGTCCCCAAGACACTGGAGGCGATGAAGCGACGGTTCGGGTCCGAGCCTTCTTCGGTTCAGATGGGCATCGGTCCTGCGGTCGGACCCTGCTGCTACGAAGTGGACGAGCCGGTCCTGGCTCGGTTGAGAGCGGGCTTTCGCGGATGGCGCTCCGTGGTGCGCGAGCGCGGGAGCGGCAAAGCGATGCTGAACCTGCGGGAGTTGGTGCGGCAACAGGCCCGATCGGTCGGCGTCGAGGAAGAAAGGATCCACAGCGTGAACGTCTGCACGGTCTGCCATCCCGACCTGTTCCACTCGTATCGTCGCGAGGGGACCGTGAACGGCACGATGGTCAGCGGCATCGTCCTCCTGCGCCGACGCGGCAGGTAG
- the ftsZ gene encoding cell division protein FtsZ, which yields MFAFQEDILTPVRIKVIGVGGAGCNAVNTMIGAGLSRVEFIAANTDVQALERAHAPFKIQLGPERTRGLGAGAKPEIGKESALESQNQIREALEGADMVFVTAGMGGGTGTGAAPIVAGIARELGILTVAVVTKPFQYEGHRRMAYAEEGLRDLRRHVDTLLVIPNQRLLSIVDKATPLLEAFKVADDVLRQAIQGIADVITTTGHVNVDFADVRTVMSHTGRAVMGMGVSRGANRAMEAAQKAISSPLLEDGGVEGARGVLLNITGGPNLSLHEVDEVASIIKEAADAEANIIVGQVINPDMGDDLVVTVIATGFERDEQHAKPAVAAAERVAARSPRTAQQVLAGVHAGGPDLPHRDLDRPAFLRKLSEQREAQERLSLMADDEWDVPTFLRKQAD from the coding sequence ATGTTTGCATTTCAGGAGGATATCCTTACGCCGGTCAGGATCAAGGTCATCGGCGTAGGCGGCGCCGGCTGCAACGCGGTTAATACCATGATCGGAGCCGGGTTGAGCCGGGTGGAATTCATCGCCGCCAACACGGACGTACAGGCGCTCGAACGCGCCCACGCTCCCTTTAAGATTCAGCTCGGGCCGGAACGGACCAGAGGCTTGGGCGCCGGCGCCAAGCCCGAAATCGGCAAGGAATCGGCCTTGGAAAGCCAGAACCAAATTCGGGAGGCGCTGGAAGGGGCCGACATGGTCTTCGTGACCGCGGGCATGGGAGGCGGGACCGGCACGGGCGCGGCGCCCATCGTCGCGGGCATCGCCCGAGAACTGGGGATCCTGACGGTCGCCGTGGTGACCAAGCCGTTCCAATATGAGGGACACCGGCGGATGGCCTACGCCGAAGAGGGGCTGCGCGACCTGCGCCGGCATGTCGATACGCTCCTGGTCATTCCGAACCAGCGTCTGTTGAGCATTGTGGACAAGGCCACCCCGTTGCTCGAGGCGTTCAAGGTCGCGGACGATGTCCTGCGACAGGCGATTCAGGGCATCGCCGACGTCATCACCACGACCGGTCACGTCAACGTAGATTTCGCCGATGTGCGGACGGTGATGAGCCACACGGGTCGGGCGGTCATGGGCATGGGCGTGTCGCGCGGCGCCAATCGCGCGATGGAAGCCGCCCAGAAAGCGATCTCCAGCCCGTTGCTCGAGGACGGCGGCGTCGAGGGGGCGCGCGGGGTTCTGCTCAATATCACGGGCGGGCCCAACCTGTCGCTGCACGAGGTGGATGAAGTGGCGTCGATCATCAAGGAAGCCGCCGACGCGGAAGCCAACATCATCGTCGGCCAGGTGATCAATCCGGATATGGGCGACGACCTGGTCGTGACCGTCATCGCCACCGGGTTCGAGCGGGACGAGCAGCACGCCAAACCCGCCGTCGCGGCCGCCGAGCGGGTGGCGGCGAGAAGTCCTCGCACCGCCCAACAGGTGTTGGCCGGCGTCCACGCGGGAGGGCCGGACCTGCCGCATCGGGACCTGGACCGACCGGCGTTTCTTCGGAAATTGAGCGAGCAACGGGAAGCGCAGGAACGGCTCAGCTTGATGGCCGATGACGAGTGGGACGTCCCGACGTTCCTGCGCAAGCAGGCTGACTGA